From the genome of Malus sylvestris chromosome 6, drMalSylv7.2, whole genome shotgun sequence, one region includes:
- the LOC126626894 gene encoding uncharacterized protein LOC126626894 isoform X2 — protein sequence MFCSHRQSRGGKGNSMAVEQLKIGREQGVFSRVDDEILQSILGRLPGVEFSSAVGVNTNWNKNFGQMLSRPKFSSALSLNPDLHVNWAQGNSARNAETIHRGIVVSVGYVPGLRVEVFPQPSPRHVSFVAMLRSMFLFIQSNC from the exons ATGTTCTGTTCTCATAGACAAAGCAGAGGTGGTAAGGGTAATTCGATGGCGGttgaacaactgaaaattggtcgTGAAcaaggagtgttttctcgggtCGACGACGAAATTTTGCAGAGCATTCTGGGGAGGCTACCGGGGGTTGAGTTCTCATCAGCAGTCGGCGTCAACACAAATTGGAACAAGAACTTTGGCCAAATGCTCTCTCGACCCAAATTTTCTTCTGCCCTTTCTCTTAACCCCGACCTGCAC GTGAACTGGGCTCAGGGTAATTCTGCACGGAACGCAGAAACGATCCACCGAGGCATTGTCGTCTCGGTTGGATATGTGCCCGGCTTGAGAGTTGAAGTATTCCCCCAACCGAGTCCAAGACATGTGAGCTTTGTTGCAATGCTAAGATCAATGTTTCTTTTTATTCAATCCAATTGTTAG
- the LOC126626894 gene encoding F-box/LRR-repeat protein At5g63520-like isoform X3 encodes MFCSHRQSRGGKGNSMAVEQLKIGREQGVFSRVDDEILQSILGRLPGVEFSSAVGVNTNWNKNFGQMLSRPKFSSALSLNPDLHNAIDEVLDEVFSKANLIGLHCRIHWNKFQLGRNSATCELGSG; translated from the exons ATGTTCTGTTCTCATAGACAAAGCAGAGGTGGTAAGGGTAATTCGATGGCGGttgaacaactgaaaattggtcgTGAAcaaggagtgttttctcgggtCGACGACGAAATTTTGCAGAGCATTCTGGGGAGGCTACCGGGGGTTGAGTTCTCATCAGCAGTCGGCGTCAACACAAATTGGAACAAGAACTTTGGCCAAATGCTCTCTCGACCCAAATTTTCTTCTGCCCTTTCTCTTAACCCCGACCTGCAC AATGCGATAGATGAAGTTCTTGACGAGGTTTTCTCTAAAGCCAATTTGATTGGACTTCATTGTCGCATACATTGGAACAAATTTCAGCTTGGAAGAAACTCAGCAACtt GTGAACTGGGCTCAGGGTAA
- the LOC126626889 gene encoding squamosa promoter-binding-like protein 13A — MDWNLKAASWDLPELEQGTFSNLDTTVDGSSSFGDHRTFKGSNFSVDLKLGQLGGSGNNELVGMLEEPGGLKTTSSSPSGPLKRSRAAYGGSQMVSCLVDGCNSDLSTCRDYHRRHKVCELHSKTPQVTINGNKQRFCQQCSRFHAPEEFDEGKRSCRKRLDGHNRRRRKPQPEPLSRPGSFLSSYQGTQLLPFSSSLVYPSTNVINPTWATGIVKTEPDPGVHNLQLPLIDKQNMFLGSSVSTSSSGYKGGKQFSLFQSSNSSPLHHNHQTSHHHGTSVCQPLLNTISFSETASGGGGTTKSKMFCDGLTTQIHDSDCALSLLSSPQTQQTSEIGLRHTVQQPNSISLMQQRLGPNGLRRNNSSMEPMDSVMVSNGSGDANVHCPGMFRLISDGSQGNGNQHHQSPQTLPFHWQ; from the exons ATGGACTGGAACTTGAAAGCAGCTTCTTGGGATTTGCCTGAACTAGAACAAGGAACCTTTTCTAACTTAGACACTACAGTTGATGGGTCTAGCAGCTTTGGAGATCATAGGACTTTCAAAGGCAGCAACTTTTCGGTTGATTTGAAGCTTGGTCAGTTGGGTGGCTCTGGGAATAATGAGCTGGTGGGTATGCTGGAGGAGCCAGGTGGTCTGAAAACTACCTCATCATCTCCTTCTGGACCATTAAAGAGGTCTAGAGCGGCTTACGGTGGATCTCAGATGGTTTCATGCCTCGTTGATGGATGCAATTCGGACCTTAGTACTTGTAGGGATTACCATCGGCGGCATAAGGTCTGTGAGCTACATTCAAAGACTCCTCAGGTCACTATTAACGGTAACAAGCAACGATTTTGCCAGCAGTGTAGCAG GTTCCATGCTCCGGAGGAATTTGATGAGGGAAAGAGAAGTTGCAGGAAACGTCTTGATGGACACAACCGGCGGCGAAGGAAGCCTCAACCAGAACCCTTGTCACGCCCGGGAAGTTTTCTGTCCAGTTACCAAG GTACACAATTGTTACCATTCTCTAGTTCACTTGTATACCCCTCCACCAATGTCATAAACCCTACCTGGGCCACCGGCATTGTCAAAACTGAGCCAGATCCCGGGGTTCATAACCTCCAACTGCCATTGATCGATAAGCAAAACATGTTCCTTGGGTCCTCAGTCAGCACTAGCAGCAGCGGTTACAAGGGAGGAAAGCAGTTCTCACTCTTCCAGAGCAGCAACAGCTCTCCACTCCACCACAACCACCAAACCTCTCATCATCATGGCACTTCTGTCTGCCAACCCCTTCTCAACACCATTTCATTCTCCGAAACTgctagtggtggtggtgggacaACAAAGAGCAAGATGTTTTGTGACGGGTTAACAACTCAAATCCATGATTCGGACtgtgctctctctcttctgtcATCACCGCAGACGCAGCAGACATCTGAAATAGGTTTGAGACACACAGTGCAGCAGCCTAATTCAATCTCTCTGATGCAACAACGACTAGGCCCCAACGGTCTACGCAGAAACAACAGTTCCATGGAGCCCATGGATTCAGTTATGGTCTCCAATGGAAGTGGTGATGCAAATGTCCATTGCCCTGGAATGTTTCGGTTAATCTCTGATGGTTCTCAGGGCAATGGGAATCAACACCATCAATCCCCTCAAACACTTCCTTTTCATTGGCAGTAG
- the LOC126626894 gene encoding F-box/LRR-repeat protein At5g63520-like isoform X1 has product MFCSHRQSRGGKGNSMAVEQLKIGREQGVFSRVDDEILQSILGRLPGVEFSSAVGVNTNWNKNFGQMLSRPKFSSALSLNPDLHITEKIGCGVPIITNRTMGLIGTDVQAHNLNEVNWAQGNSARNAETIHRGIVVSVGYVPGLRVEVFPQPSPRHVSFVAMLRSMFLFIQSNC; this is encoded by the exons ATGTTCTGTTCTCATAGACAAAGCAGAGGTGGTAAGGGTAATTCGATGGCGGttgaacaactgaaaattggtcgTGAAcaaggagtgttttctcgggtCGACGACGAAATTTTGCAGAGCATTCTGGGGAGGCTACCGGGGGTTGAGTTCTCATCAGCAGTCGGCGTCAACACAAATTGGAACAAGAACTTTGGCCAAATGCTCTCTCGACCCAAATTTTCTTCTGCCCTTTCTCTTAACCCCGACCTGCAC ATCACTGAGAAAATAGGTTGTGGAGTTCCAATCATTACCAACAGAACTATGGGATTAATCGGCACTGATGTCCAAGCTCATAATCTGAACGAG GTGAACTGGGCTCAGGGTAATTCTGCACGGAACGCAGAAACGATCCACCGAGGCATTGTCGTCTCGGTTGGATATGTGCCCGGCTTGAGAGTTGAAGTATTCCCCCAACCGAGTCCAAGACATGTGAGCTTTGTTGCAATGCTAAGATCAATGTTTCTTTTTATTCAATCCAATTGTTAG